TTGGCCTGCCCCTGCGCCGTACGCGGCAGCACCATGTCGACGACGCTCATGGCGTAGCGCACGAGGCCACTGCAGTCGAGCCCCACACCGGGCTTGCTGCCCCCGAGCTTGTAGCGCGTGCCCAGAGACGAGCGCGCCTTGGCGACAATGCTGTCGCGCATCTTCTCGGCCGAGGCGCTGAAAGCCGCAAAGGGCTTGCGCGACTCGAGCGTGCTGGCATCCTGCGCAGAAACCGTCGGTGCCACGACAGCCGACGCGGCCACGCAGGCAGCGACGAGCACAGGCACACAGTGACGGCGGAGCAGGGGCACGAGGGGCGGGTTGGAGACGGTCGCGGTGGGAGGGCGATCGGAGCCGACGCGGGAAACTAGTTCGGAGTCGGGGCTCGCACCAGCCTCGGCCGTCACGCTGCGGGAAACGTTCGGGCCAGCCTGGCCGGTCAGCGAATGCCGAGGGTCTTGTGGGTCTGGACCGAGAGGCGCCAGCGTGGATGCGCCAGGCAGTAGGCCAGCGCCGCTCTGGTGTTGGCCGCCTGCTCGGGGCCGTCCATGGGCTGGAGCAGGAAGTGCTGGAAGTCGAGACCGGTGAAGCGCTCCGGCGGCGCCTTGTCCTGCGGATAGACCAACTTGAGCTCATGGCCCGAGGTCAGCACCAGCGGCGCGTCGGCCTTGGGGCTCACGCAGATCCAGTCGAGGCCGGGCGGGGCGGGCTGTGTACCGTTGGTTTCCACCGCCACCTCGAAGCCGGCCGCGTGCAAGGCGTCCACCGCCGCCGCATCCAGCTGAAGCAGGGGCTCGCCACCGGTGCACACCACGAAGGGGCGCACGTCGGCCGGCGCGTCAGCCGGCCAGCGGGACTTCACGAAGGCCGCCAGCGCCTCGGCGGTGGCAAACTTGCCGCCGTCAGGCCCGACACCCACAAAATCGGTGTCGCAGAACGTGCAGACGGCCGACGCGCGGTCGGCCTCACGTCCCGTCCACAGATTGCAGCCGGCGAAGCGACAGAACACCGCCGCCCGGCCAGCGTTCACGCCCTCGCCCTGCAGCGTGTAGAAGCACTCCTTGACCGTGTATGCCATGGGGGCGGCGCTCAGCGGTCGGCGTAGGCGATGGGGTCGGCCGACCCCGCCTCGGCGAAGCCGCGCAGACGCAGCTGGCAGGCGTCGCAGTGGCCGCAGGCCGTGCCATTCGGCGCGGGGTCATAGCAGCTGGTGGTGAGGCTGTAGTCCACACCCAGCTCGCGGCCCAGGGCCACAATCTGCGCCTTGGTGAGGTGCTGCAGCGGCGCATGGATGCGCAGACGCTGTCCGCCCTGCACGCCGGCGGCGGTGGCCAGATTGGCCATGGTCTCGAACGCGGCCACGTACTCCGGCCGGCAATCCGGGTAGCCGGAATAGTCCAGCGCGTTCACCCCGATGAAGATGGCGTCCGCCCCCAGCACCTCCGCCCAGGCGAGGGCGAAGGACAGAAAGATTGTATTGCGGGCCGGCACATAGGTGACCGGAATGGCGTCACTGGCCTCCTGAGCGGACGGTGACACGTCCCGATCCTTGGGCACCTCCACGTCGGCCGTGAGGGCCGAGCCGCCCCAGAGGCGGAGATCGATGTCCACCACGACGTGCCGGGCCACGCCCTGGGCGGCGGCCACGCGGCGCGCGGCGTCGATTTCAACCAGATGGCGCTGGCCATAGCGGAAGGTCATGGCGTAGGGCGTGTAGCCCTCACGGCGCGCCACGGCGAGCGCGGTGGCCGAATCGAGGCCGCCCGACAGGAGCACCACGGCCGGCGGGCCGTCATTGGGCGAACCGCCAGCTGGCTGGTCGGGAGGCGAAGAGCGGAGCGTGGACATGATCCGGCAAAGATAACCGATCCGGAGGGTTCACCCGGGGGGAGTTCAGTTCCGCTCGGCGAGGCTCCAGCTTGCAGGCATGTTCGACTGGCTCAGCGACCCGCAGGCGTGGATTTCCCTGCTCACGCTGTCGGTGCTCGAGATCGTTCTCGGCATCGACAACATCATTTTCATCTCGATTCTGGCCGGCAAGCTGCCGCCGGCCGAGCAGCCGCGTGCGCGGTCGCTCGGGTTGGCCGGCGCGTTCGTCTCGCGCATTCTGCTGCTGTTGTCCATCACCTGGGTCATGCAGCTCACGCGTCCGCTGTTCGGGTTGTTGGGGCGCGAGTTTTCGGGGCGTGATCTCATCCTGCTGCTGGGCGGCCTGTTTCTGATCGGCAAGGCGACACTCGAGATTCATCACAAGCTCGAGGGGCCCGACGAGCACACCGAGCAGGCGGCCAAGGCGCGCAACACGCTCTGGGCCACCGTGGCACAGATCATGGTGCTGGACATCGTGTTTTCGCTGGACTCGGTGATCACGGCCGTTGGCATGGCCGACGAGGTGAGCATCATGGTGCTGGCCAATGTGGTGGCGCTGGCCGTGATGCTGTTTGCCGCGGGCTCCATCAGCGCCTTCGTGGACAAGCACCCCACGGTGAAGATGCTCGCGCTGGCCTTCCTCGTGCTCATTGGCACGAACCTCGTCGCGGAAGGCCTGGGACAGCACATTCCCAAGGGCTACACCTATTTCGCGATGGCGTTTTCGGTGGCGGTGGAGATGCTCAACATCCGCGTGCGGCGCCGGGCCTGAGGCCCGCCGCCGCGTTGGCCTGACTCTTGCCCTCAAGATGGGCGACCCTTTTTCCCGGAGTGCCTGCATGACGTCTGTCTTCGTCACATCCCGTCGCCTGCTGGCGACGCTCGTATTGTCCGTCACCGTGGCCGGCGAGGCCGTGGCCCAGTCGTCCGGCAACAGCGGCCCGGCCGCCGTGGGCGCAACTCTCACGCCCTATGCGGGGTACCTGATCACCGGCAACTGGTACGACGGTCCGGTGGGAACGAGCATCAGCACCACCAACGCGCCCACGGTGGGCGTGCAGGGCAGCATTCCGCTGGCCCGTGGTCTGTCCCTGGTGGGCAACCTCGCCTATGCCTCGGGCGACCTGCGCATCGGGTTGCCCCTGCTGGGCGGTGTCAACGTGGGCAGTGCCACGACCTGGATGTACGACGTGGGGCTCGAGCTCGGTGGCCTGGGGGGCACCACGCGTGGTTTTGCGCCGTTCATCCAGGGTGGCATTGGCGGCATGACCAACGACATCAGCGTGAGTGTGCTCGACACCCGCTCCACCAGCGTGGCCTATACGCTGGGTGGCGGCTTGGATGTGGGTATCACGCCGGGTATCACGCTGCGTCTGCAGGCCAAGGATTACATCAGCCGTTTCAACTCCGAGGATGCCGTGGGTTTCCGGGCCGAAGGCAACCTCGCGCACAACCTCGCGCTTACGGCGGGCATTCGCTTCGTATTCTGACCTCGTAGTCATGTCGGGGCGGACACGTGTGATGTCGGCCGGAGCGATCGCGTGCTAGACTACGCGATCGTCTGATCCTCCAGCTGAGCATTGCCGTGTCCGCATTCCGTTTCTTCCCTCGTGGCCCGCAGGGGCCAGCTCCGCGGTGGCCGCTTGCGGCTCTCGCGCTTGCCGTCGCGACCCTCGCCGGCGGCTTGCCCGTGTCCACGCTGCCGGCCCAGTCCAGTGGCCAGGGCAATGCGGCCGGCGCCGCCTCGGTCCTGTCCGATACGGCACGCAGTGTGCGCGCGGGGGTGGACCCGCTGCGTGGCAACGTGGGCGCGCTCAGTGCGCTGAGTGCACAGGCGCGCTCACAGCAGGATGCGTTCGAGCGCAATCACCGGCTCGGGCTGCGTTTCTACAATGGCGGAGCCGACGCGAGCTGCGAGGTACCGCTGGGCCGCATCTGCTACTGGAACAACAACGGCGACGTACCGCCGCCGGCCGAGCGCAACGATGCGAAGATCGAACGCGAGCAACTGCTGGATCTGCTCGCGCGGGCGCAGAGTGCCGACCCCAAGGATGACTGGGTGAACGGCATGCGCGTGCGCTATGCCATTGAGGGGCAGAAGCCGGAGCTGGCGGTGGAGGCGGCGCGCGCCTGCGGCGGCACGAGCTGGTGGTGCGACGCCCTGCAGGGACTGGCGCTGCACAATGCCAACCTGCACCGCGAGGCGCAGGCAGCGTTTGAGCGGGCGTTGTCGGCCATGCCGGCGGCGCAGCGCTGCGAGTGGACCGATCTCACGCCGTGGCTGGATCCGTCTACGCATGCAGCCTACAAGGCCATGAGCTGCGACGCGCGCGCCTCGTACAACACGCGCGTGCTGCGTCTGGCGCAGCCGCTCTGGATGCTGCCGGGCAATGATGCGGCCAGTGAGTGGTATGCGCGGCACACCATGTCGCGCATTCATTCGCTGGGCCGCATTCCCTACGATCTGCAGTGGGGCGATGACCTGCTCGAGTCGCAGCTGCGTTACGGCTGGCCGATGTCCTGGTCGGTGCAGAATGGTGGCGTGGCCGATCCGCGACCGCCGCAGGTCATCGGTCATGAGCCGACACCGAGCTACGACTTCATGCCCGTGCCGGCCGTGATCGAGAATCCGCTGGCGGCCAAGGAGGAGTCGTGGGAGCCCAAGCGTCGCAAGGCGCGCATGCGCTACGCCACGCGATACGCGGCGGGGTACGGTGAGCTGCCGCATCAGTTCGCGCGCTTCAAGCGCGGGGACACGACGCTGGTGGCCGGTGGCTTCCGTCTCATGCGCGAGCTCGAAATGGGGCGCGCGCCGTATAACGCCGGCCTGACGCTCGACGCACTCAATGGGCAGACGCCGGTGCAGGTCACCAAGGACGATGCCGGCGCCAATCGCGCGCTGCTCGCGCCCATGACCGCGCCCATGCTGGCCAGTCTCGAAGTGCTCGCGCCCACCGGCAAGCGGGCCGCGCGG
This Gemmatimonas sp. UBA7669 DNA region includes the following protein-coding sequences:
- a CDS encoding TerC family protein, whose translation is MFDWLSDPQAWISLLTLSVLEIVLGIDNIIFISILAGKLPPAEQPRARSLGLAGAFVSRILLLLSITWVMQLTRPLFGLLGREFSGRDLILLLGGLFLIGKATLEIHHKLEGPDEHTEQAAKARNTLWATVAQIMVLDIVFSLDSVITAVGMADEVSIMVLANVVALAVMLFAAGSISAFVDKHPTVKMLALAFLVLIGTNLVAEGLGQHIPKGYTYFAMAFSVAVEMLNIRVRRRA
- the queC gene encoding 7-cyano-7-deazaguanine synthase QueC, with amino-acid sequence MSTLRSSPPDQPAGGSPNDGPPAVVLLSGGLDSATALAVARREGYTPYAMTFRYGQRHLVEIDAARRVAAAQGVARHVVVDIDLRLWGGSALTADVEVPKDRDVSPSAQEASDAIPVTYVPARNTIFLSFALAWAEVLGADAIFIGVNALDYSGYPDCRPEYVAAFETMANLATAAGVQGGQRLRIHAPLQHLTKAQIVALGRELGVDYSLTTSCYDPAPNGTACGHCDACQLRLRGFAEAGSADPIAYADR
- a CDS encoding outer membrane beta-barrel protein codes for the protein MTSVFVTSRRLLATLVLSVTVAGEAVAQSSGNSGPAAVGATLTPYAGYLITGNWYDGPVGTSISTTNAPTVGVQGSIPLARGLSLVGNLAYASGDLRIGLPLLGGVNVGSATTWMYDVGLELGGLGGTTRGFAPFIQGGIGGMTNDISVSVLDTRSTSVAYTLGGGLDVGITPGITLRLQAKDYISRFNSEDAVGFRAEGNLAHNLALTAGIRFVF
- the queE gene encoding 7-carboxy-7-deazaguanine synthase codes for the protein MAYTVKECFYTLQGEGVNAGRAAVFCRFAGCNLWTGREADRASAVCTFCDTDFVGVGPDGGKFATAEALAAFVKSRWPADAPADVRPFVVCTGGEPLLQLDAAAVDALHAAGFEVAVETNGTQPAPPGLDWICVSPKADAPLVLTSGHELKLVYPQDKAPPERFTGLDFQHFLLQPMDGPEQAANTRAALAYCLAHPRWRLSVQTHKTLGIR
- a CDS encoding C40 family peptidase; the encoded protein is MPLLRRHCVPVLVAACVAASAVVAPTVSAQDASTLESRKPFAAFSASAEKMRDSIVAKARSSLGTRYKLGGSKPGVGLDCSGLVRYAMSVVDMVLPRTAQGQAKVGTEVPKDVAALKPGDVLTFGRGKRISHVGIYVGDGKMIHASTSQRRVIETPITKRNPLIRQWQGVRRLVDSSTLALRDSLLAMADSLP